A single window of Aspergillus puulaauensis MK2 DNA, chromosome 5, nearly complete sequence DNA harbors:
- a CDS encoding threonine--tRNA ligase MST1 (COG:J;~EggNog:ENOG410PG6E;~InterPro:IPR036621,IPR006195,IPR002320,IPR004154, IPR033728,IPR002314;~PFAM:PF03129,PF00587;~go_component: GO:0005737 - cytoplasm [Evidence IEA];~go_function: GO:0000166 - nucleotide binding [Evidence IEA];~go_function: GO:0004812 - aminoacyl-tRNA ligase activity [Evidence IEA];~go_function: GO:0004829 - threonine-tRNA ligase activity [Evidence IEA];~go_function: GO:0005524 - ATP binding [Evidence IEA];~go_process: GO:0006418 - tRNA aminoacylation for protein translation [Evidence IEA];~go_process: GO:0006435 - threonyl-tRNA aminoacylation [Evidence IEA]), whose amino-acid sequence MRRISPLIRHSIPPRNPIGYRYSPGRVQWLSSTSSRLCSCSDQQPQQQPPENQPASSADYRALGTAQDLFTTSIYSPGSPLFLPNGAHIINKLTSFLRTQYLQYGFREVLTPTIYKKSLWEVSGHWQNYKDDMYEVRGRGAMGNTDGEAGENESYGLKPMNCPGHCLLFKSQNHSYRELPIRYADFSPLHRNEVSGSLSGLTRVRRFHQDDGHIFCRPQQIKGEIKSALGFVDLVMTTFGLGPYRLVLSTRPEKDFIGDVQLWDSAESQLREALDQTGKHWAINEGDGAFYGPKIDIQLQDKAGKYHQLSTIQLDMNLPQRFELEYQVAEGEDDYNPATPGRATPVLIHRANFGSLERFLALLIEEYSGRWPFWLSPRQGIVLTVNQDEAVVKQAHEAAAKISGFKALDQGVVGEGIPQPLSAVDSTFLVDVDAGSQTLGKKIQRAKQMKYNLIFILGPKDLANSRLTVDITGQLQSKPDRSAQTLRAVLAKRLGEEVLQNPRAIPVPIDEVHDLLVQLEKHFV is encoded by the coding sequence ATGCGTCGGATATCTCCTTTAATACGACATTCAATACCACCTAGAAACCCAATTGGCTACCGATATTCCCCAGGGAGAGTTCAATGGCTTTCATCCACATCTTCACGCCTTTGCTCGTGCTCtgatcaacaaccacagcaacagcccccGGAAAACCAACCTGCGTCGTCGGCTGACTATCGCGCATTGGGGACCGCCCAAGACCTTTTTACCACATCTATCTACAGTCCCGGATCACCCCTATTCCTTCCGAACGGTGCCcatatcatcaacaagcttacctccttcctccgcaCACAATATCTCCAATATGGATTCCGCGAAGTCCTAACACCGACAATCTATAAGAAATCGCTCTGGGAGGTGTCCGGCCATTGGCAAAATTATAAAGATGACATGTACGAGGTGCGCGGGCGAGGAGCCATGGGAAATACAGAcggagaagctggggagaACGAGTCCTACGGGCTGAAACCAATGAATTGCCCGGGGCATTGCTTGTTGTTCAAGTCGCAGAACCACTCTTACCGAGAACTTCCTATCCGCTACGCCGATTTCAGCCCGCTTCATAGAAACGAAGTTTCTGGTTCGTTGAGCGGTCTCACACGCGTTCGGCGATTCCACCAAGATGACGGCCATATCTTTTGTCGCCCGCAACAGATTAAGGGGGAGATAAAATCAGCGCTTGGATTTGTTGATTTGGTGATGACGACGTTTGGTTTGGGGCCATATCGGCTTGTGCTGTCGACAAGGCCCGAGAAAGATTTCATTGGTGACGTTCAGCTGTGGGATAGTGCCGAGAGTCAGCTGCGCGAAGCTTTAGACCAGACAGGGAAACATTGGGCGATAAATGAAGGCGACGGCGCATTCTACGGCCCCAAGATTGATATTCAGCTTCAGGACAAAGCTGGCAAGTATCATCAATTATCTACTATTCAATTGGATATGAACCTACCACAACGGTTTGAATTGGAGTACCAAGTcgcggaaggagaggatgacTACAACCCCGCTACACCTGGAAGGGCGACGCCCGTATTGATTCACCGCGCGAACTTTGGCTCTCTGGAGCGTTTTCTCGCACTGCTCATTGAGGAATATTCCGGTCGCTGGCCGTTCTGGCTATCCCCCCGACAGGGGATTGTATTGACCGTGAATCAGGACGAGGCTGTTGTGAAGCAAGCACATGAGGCGGCTGCAAAGATATCAGGCTTCAAAGCTCTTGATCAGGGTGTTGTAGGTGAAGGGATACCGCAACCTCTGTCAGCTGTGGACTCCACATTCCTGGTCGATGTGGACGCAGGTAGCCAGACACTAggcaagaagatccagcggGCGAAGCAGATGAAATAcaacctcatcttcattctTGGCCCCAAGGATTTAGCGAACTCTCGTCTTACGGTCGATATTACGGGTCAGCTGCAAAGCAAGCCTGACCGCAGCGCCCAGACGCTGCGGGCCGTGTTGGCTAAACGGCTCGGTGAAGAAGTGCTGCAGAATCCGCGGGCGATCCCGGTGCCGATTGACGAAGTTCACGATTTATTGGtgcagttggagaagcaCTTTGTATAG
- a CDS encoding uncharacterized protein (COG:S;~EggNog:ENOG410QEAG;~TransMembrane:1 (i135-155o)) encodes MSTSGLGESWVVASVDAEREDTTVKRSPRTPRQARTGTQDGSNHGLDSTASSVSGPELIMPSIYETPISEASWVAPAVRAKQPSPNIRRRHQPSAETTKEKKAVSDAPNKNARSTTTSKDQTRTRFTLFETPIRSVINLILLAGISHLLILPELLQQYPSMCSMDPLSALYPSPCRSHLLQSFSPEKNSQSAPIEAVLSFQIHLESLFNATLHEIAPLKGSLKQTESQLRTVQRGLKHAHPGTKHELDLEFESCWRAIRIAGWKFDTLKADLQSAVDSLVAAGNVKPNSRSSIAQDARLSTQMLRREQYIEQLMARMRSKADSLAADLVTLDDHLESIENIVDRESETAPTYSPKDSASRLIAFVEAIVPPSLSLPSFLRPAQQDTPADDSDDASPLYPKLTISQTFHEATTHHRPVANIARNLSQKIQQSLQKKRNTIH; translated from the coding sequence ATGTCTACCTCAGGCCTTGGAGAATCATGGGTGGTGGCTTCAGTTGATGCCGAGAGAGAAGATACGACGGTCAAGCGCTCGCCCAGGACCCCTAGGCAAGCTCGAACTGGAACTCAAGATGGAAGTAACCATGGGTTGGACTCTACTGCCTCCTCGGTGTCTGGACCAGAGTTGATTATGCCTTCAATATACGAGACGCCTATTTCCGAAGCATCTTGGGTTGCGCCAGCGGTACGAGCAAAGCAGCCAAGTCCAAATATCAGGCGAAGACATCAACCCTCTGCCGAGACcacgaaagaaaagaaggctgTTTCCGACGCACCAAACAAGAACGCTCGTTCGACTACGACATCCAAGGATCAAACACGGACCCGTTTCACACTTTTTGAAACACCAATCCGATCAGttatcaacctcatcctTCTCGCGGGAATCTCACATTTGCTCATTTTGCCTGAACTTCTGCAACAGTATCCATCTATGTGTTCCATGGATCCACTTTCGGCATTATACCCATCTCCCTGTcgcagccatcttctccagtcTTTCAGCCCTGAGAAAAACAGCCAATCGGCGCCAATTGAAGCCGTTCTCTCATTTCAAATACACTTGGAATCTCTCTTCAATGCGACCCTGCATGAAATCGCTCCACTCAAGGGTTCGTTGAAACAAACAGAGTCTCAGCTCCGCACCGTCCAGCGTGGGCTGAAACATGCACACCCAGGCACAAAGCATGAACTGGACCTCGAATTCGAGAGTTGCTGGCGCGCCATCCGAATTGCAGGGTGGAAATTTGACACCCTCAAGGCCGACCTCCAATCGGCAGTTGACAGCCTAGTTGCAGCGGGTAATGTGAAACCGAATTCCCGATCTTCCATAGCCCAGGATGCCCGTTTATCCACCCAGATGCTACGTCGTGAACAGTATATCGAGCAACTAATGGCAAGGATGCGATCCAAGGCTGATTCACTTGCCGCCGACCTTGTCACCCTCGACGACCATCTCGAGTCAATCGAGAACATCGTGGATCGGGAAAGTGAAACGGCTCCCACGTACTCGCCCAAAGACTCAGCTAGTCGACTCATAGCTTTCGTAGAAGCCATCGTTCCTCCCAGCctttcgcttccttctttcctcagGCCGGCTCAGCAAGACACGCCCGCCGATGATAGCGACGATGCATCCCCCCTCTACCCAAAACTCACCATATCACAGACTTTCCACGAAGCGACAACTCACCACCGTCCTGTCGCTAATATAGCGAGGAATCTGTCCCAAAAGATACAGCAATCTCTccagaagaaaagaaacaccATTCATTAA